A window from Acidimicrobiia bacterium encodes these proteins:
- the ccrA gene encoding crotonyl-CoA carboxylase/reductase, giving the protein MSSAIDAIRNAVLEGADADTFASLELPESFRAAVVREDEQEMFSDMASADKDPRMSVHVDEIPLPELAPDEAYVAVMASSINFNTVWTSIFEPLPTFGFLKRLGRESDWGARHDLPYHVMGSDGSGVVLRTGSAVRNWNPGDAVTIHCNYVDDQDPSAHDDSMLAANQRIWGFESNFGGLAEIAVVKANQLMPKPAHLTWEEAAVNALCNSTSYRMLVSPNGADMAQGQTVLIWGASGGLGGYACQYVLNGGGTPVGVVSSSEKAELLNDLGVEAVIDRRAEGYAFWNEEGGQDPKEWLRFGKKIRELVGEDPDIVFEHPGRQTMGASVFVAKRGGLIMTCAATSGYMIEYDNRYLWMNLKSIKSSHFANYREAWAANKLICEGKVHPILSATYPLEETGEAAYQVHHNLHEGKLAVLALAPDEGLGVTDTGMREKHIDGITLFQRHEA; this is encoded by the coding sequence ATGAGTTCTGCCATCGACGCCATCAGGAACGCCGTCCTCGAAGGGGCCGACGCCGACACGTTCGCGTCACTCGAGCTCCCCGAGAGCTTCCGCGCCGCCGTCGTGCGTGAGGACGAGCAGGAGATGTTCTCCGACATGGCGTCGGCCGACAAGGACCCGCGCATGTCGGTCCACGTCGACGAGATCCCGCTGCCCGAGCTCGCCCCCGACGAGGCCTACGTGGCCGTCATGGCCAGCTCGATCAATTTCAACACGGTCTGGACGTCGATCTTCGAGCCGCTCCCGACCTTCGGATTCCTGAAGCGCCTCGGCCGCGAGTCGGACTGGGGTGCCCGCCACGACCTGCCCTACCACGTGATGGGCAGCGACGGGTCAGGTGTCGTCCTGCGGACCGGATCGGCTGTTCGCAACTGGAATCCCGGCGACGCCGTCACCATCCACTGCAACTACGTCGACGACCAGGACCCCAGCGCCCACGACGACTCGATGCTGGCCGCCAACCAGCGCATCTGGGGCTTCGAGTCGAACTTCGGCGGTCTGGCCGAGATCGCGGTTGTGAAGGCCAACCAGCTCATGCCGAAGCCGGCGCACCTCACGTGGGAGGAGGCGGCGGTCAACGCGCTGTGCAACTCCACGAGCTACCGCATGCTCGTCAGCCCCAACGGCGCCGACATGGCGCAGGGCCAGACGGTTCTCATCTGGGGCGCGTCGGGCGGGCTGGGCGGCTACGCGTGCCAGTACGTGCTCAACGGCGGGGGGACCCCGGTCGGCGTCGTGTCGTCGTCCGAGAAGGCCGAGCTGCTGAACGACCTCGGCGTCGAGGCCGTGATCGACCGCCGCGCCGAGGGCTACGCCTTCTGGAACGAGGAGGGCGGCCAGGACCCCAAGGAGTGGCTCCGGTTCGGCAAGAAGATCCGTGAGCTCGTCGGCGAGGACCCCGACATCGTGTTCGAGCACCCCGGTCGCCAGACGATGGGCGCGTCGGTGTTCGTGGCCAAGCGCGGTGGGCTCATCATGACGTGCGCCGCCACGTCGGGCTACATGATCGAGTACGACAACCGGTACCTGTGGATGAACCTCAAGTCGATCAAGTCCTCACACTTCGCCAACTACCGCGAGGCGTGGGCCGCCAACAAGCTCATCTGCGAGGGGAAGGTGCACCCGATCCTGTCGGCCACCTACCCCCTCGAGGAGACCGGTGAGGCCGCGTACCAGGTGCACCACAACCTCCACGAGGGCAAGCTCGCTGTGCTCGCGCTGGCACCCGACGAGGGGCTCGGCGTGACCGACACAGGGATGCGGGAGAAGCACATCGATGGCATCACCCTCTTCCAGCGACACGAGGCCTGA
- the mce gene encoding methylmalonyl-CoA epimerase has product MLLTEIDHVAIAVSDLDAAVAWYADTFGAEVDHREVVESDGVEEALLKVADSYVQLLTPTRDDSPVAKYLERKGEGLHHIGYRVDDCAAALESVKAQGHEVIDEAPRPGSRGTTVAFVHPKTAFGTLIELVEE; this is encoded by the coding sequence ATGCTCCTTACCGAGATAGACCACGTGGCCATTGCGGTGTCGGACCTCGACGCGGCGGTGGCGTGGTACGCCGACACGTTCGGAGCCGAGGTGGACCACCGCGAGGTCGTGGAGTCCGACGGCGTCGAGGAGGCGCTGCTCAAGGTCGCCGACAGCTACGTGCAGCTCCTCACTCCGACGCGTGACGACTCGCCGGTGGCGAAGTACCTCGAGCGCAAGGGTGAGGGACTGCACCACATCGGCTACCGCGTCGACGACTGCGCCGCTGCTCTGGAGAGCGTGAAGGCTCAGGGCCACGAGGTGATCGACGAGGCGCCCCGGCCGGGCAGCCGCGGCACCACGGTGGCCTTCGTGCACCCCAAGACCGCCTTCGGCACCCTCATCGAGCTCGTCGAGGAGTAG
- a CDS encoding acetyl-CoA C-acetyltransferase, whose protein sequence is MPGSVIVSTARTPIGKLSGAFATLSAMDLGGHAIGAALERGGVSPDDVDYVLMGHVLQAGQGQITARQAADKAGIPMSTPAMTVNKVCLSGLNSVYLADQMIRSGDAEVVVAGGMESMTQAPYLLDKARAGYRMGNGELIDSMIHDGLWCAFDAVHMGTGTERYAGEMGVSREAQDELAAQSHERAAEALKEGHFADEIVSVEIPQRKGDPVVVSEDEGVRPGTTPDSLGKLRPAFSDDGTITAGNASQISDGAGALVLMSADKAKDLGVTPIAELVSYGMVAGPDPSLLTQPARAIKDALAKVDMTVGDIDLFELNEAFAAVGLASMDDLGVSDDIVNVNGGAIALGHPVGMSGARLAMTIINELRRRGGGVGAAALCGGGGQGDAAILRTL, encoded by the coding sequence ATGCCCGGCTCCGTCATCGTCTCGACCGCCCGCACCCCCATCGGGAAGCTCTCGGGGGCGTTCGCAACCCTGTCCGCCATGGATCTCGGCGGCCACGCCATCGGGGCCGCCCTCGAGCGCGGGGGCGTGTCGCCCGACGACGTCGACTACGTGCTGATGGGCCACGTCCTCCAGGCCGGCCAGGGCCAGATCACCGCCCGCCAGGCGGCCGACAAGGCCGGCATTCCCATGTCGACACCCGCGATGACGGTCAACAAGGTCTGTCTCTCGGGCCTCAACTCCGTCTACCTCGCCGACCAGATGATCCGAAGCGGCGACGCCGAGGTGGTCGTGGCAGGCGGTATGGAGTCGATGACCCAGGCCCCCTACCTGCTCGACAAGGCGCGTGCGGGCTACCGCATGGGCAACGGCGAGCTGATCGACTCGATGATCCACGACGGTCTGTGGTGCGCGTTCGACGCCGTCCACATGGGTACCGGCACGGAGCGCTACGCCGGCGAGATGGGCGTGAGCCGTGAGGCCCAGGACGAGCTCGCGGCGCAGAGCCACGAGCGCGCCGCGGAGGCCCTCAAGGAGGGTCACTTCGCCGACGAGATCGTGTCGGTCGAGATCCCGCAGCGCAAGGGTGACCCGGTCGTCGTGTCCGAGGACGAGGGTGTGCGCCCGGGAACGACCCCCGACTCGCTCGGCAAGCTCCGCCCTGCGTTCTCCGACGACGGCACGATCACCGCGGGCAACGCCTCGCAGATCAGCGACGGTGCGGGTGCGCTGGTCCTGATGAGCGCCGACAAGGCGAAGGACCTGGGTGTCACGCCGATCGCCGAGCTCGTGTCGTACGGCATGGTGGCGGGGCCCGACCCGTCGCTGCTCACGCAGCCGGCGCGCGCCATCAAGGATGCGCTGGCCAAGGTCGACATGACCGTCGGTGACATCGACCTCTTCGAGCTCAACGAGGCGTTCGCTGCCGTGGGGCTGGCGTCGATGGACGACCTCGGTGTGTCCGACGACATCGTGAACGTCAACGGCGGCGCCATCGCCCTCGGTCACCCCGTCGGCATGTCGGGTGCACGCCTCGCGATGACGATCATCAACGAGCTCCGTCGCCGGGGCGGCGGTGTGGGCGCCGCGGCGCTGTGCGGCGGCGGCGGCCAGGGCGACGCCGCCATCCTGCGCACCCTCTAG
- a CDS encoding MFS transporter, producing MTLESTIDPTVHHRRWVILGVLCLSLVLVVLGNTTLNVALPTLVRDLDATNSELQWIVDAYGLVFGGLLLTAGAIGDRFGRKGALQIGLVIFGLASVMGTVADQPAHLIAARAVMGVGAAFVMPATLSILTNVFPANERGKAIGIWAAFAGVGGATGPVVGGWLLEHFWWGSLFFMNVLVVVGALAVGAVLLPTSRDPHQTRLDPTGAVLSIVALGGLLYGIIEGPVRGWTDPGTLVAFGVALVVGVVFVWWELRVENPMLPMRLFRERSFSVGSSSVTLAFFAMFGLMFLLTQYLQFVLGYTPLEAGVRTLPTAAGLMIAAPNSDRLARSFGANRVVGGGLVVVALGLVALSFFGTSTPYWELGLLLFFLGLGMGASQAPATGSIMAAMPLSKAGVGSAVNDTSREVGGAIGVAVLGSALSAAYTSNFDATVPAGAPPEAVDVARESVGSALGVAARVGDAAAPLADAARHSFTDAMGVSFLIAAAVVAFGAAVAWRKLPPVNHPPELGPTGDLGSSGPS from the coding sequence ATGACCCTGGAGAGCACGATCGACCCGACGGTCCACCATCGCCGGTGGGTGATCCTCGGCGTGCTGTGTTTGAGCCTGGTCCTCGTCGTGCTCGGGAACACGACCCTGAATGTCGCGCTCCCCACGCTCGTGCGCGACCTCGACGCCACCAACTCCGAGCTCCAGTGGATCGTCGACGCGTACGGCCTCGTCTTCGGTGGCCTGCTGCTGACGGCAGGGGCGATCGGCGACCGCTTCGGGCGCAAGGGCGCCCTGCAGATCGGGCTCGTCATCTTCGGCCTGGCGTCGGTCATGGGCACCGTCGCCGACCAGCCTGCTCACCTGATCGCCGCGCGCGCGGTGATGGGTGTCGGCGCCGCGTTCGTGATGCCCGCCACATTGTCGATCCTCACGAACGTGTTCCCCGCGAACGAGCGCGGGAAGGCCATCGGGATCTGGGCGGCGTTCGCGGGCGTCGGTGGTGCGACGGGCCCCGTCGTCGGCGGCTGGCTCCTCGAGCACTTCTGGTGGGGATCGCTGTTCTTCATGAACGTCCTCGTCGTCGTCGGCGCGCTCGCCGTCGGTGCCGTTCTGCTCCCGACCTCGCGCGACCCGCACCAGACCCGCCTGGACCCCACCGGCGCGGTCCTGTCGATCGTGGCGCTCGGAGGGCTCCTCTACGGAATCATCGAGGGGCCCGTCCGAGGCTGGACCGACCCGGGCACGCTCGTCGCCTTCGGTGTTGCCCTCGTCGTCGGCGTGGTGTTCGTGTGGTGGGAGCTGCGCGTCGAGAACCCGATGCTCCCGATGCGCCTCTTCCGTGAACGCAGCTTCAGCGTCGGCAGTTCGTCGGTGACGCTGGCGTTCTTCGCCATGTTCGGGTTGATGTTCCTCCTGACGCAGTACCTCCAGTTCGTCCTCGGCTACACACCGCTCGAAGCGGGTGTGCGTACTCTCCCGACCGCGGCGGGGCTCATGATCGCGGCGCCCAACAGCGATCGTCTGGCACGGAGTTTCGGGGCCAACCGCGTCGTCGGCGGCGGCCTCGTGGTGGTGGCTCTCGGGCTCGTCGCACTCTCGTTCTTCGGGACCTCGACGCCGTACTGGGAGCTCGGGCTCCTCCTCTTCTTCCTGGGGCTCGGGATGGGTGCTTCGCAGGCTCCGGCCACGGGCTCGATCATGGCCGCCATGCCTCTCTCCAAGGCTGGTGTCGGATCCGCCGTCAACGACACCTCGCGCGAGGTGGGCGGTGCGATCGGTGTCGCGGTGCTCGGCTCCGCCCTGAGCGCCGCGTACACGTCGAATTTCGACGCCACCGTTCCGGCCGGCGCACCTCCCGAGGCCGTCGACGTCGCCCGCGAGTCGGTGGGGAGTGCACTCGGCGTCGCCGCCCGGGTCGGTGACGCCGCCGCCCCACTGGCCGATGCCGCGCGGCACTCCTTCACCGATGCCATGGGGGTGAGCTTCCTCATCGCCGCCGCCGTCGTCGCATTCGGCGCTGCTGTCGCCTGGCGGAAGCTCCCTCCGGTGAACCACCCACCGGAGCTCGGTCCGACCGGCGATCTCGGCAGCAGCGGCCCCTCATAG
- a CDS encoding acyl-CoA carboxylase epsilon subunit → MSEPTLRVVSPDATPDEVAAITAALTLVLEERSRERRSREAEMQSMWVRAPRTSGRGAGMTRGPWRLSGRIDRRSRA, encoded by the coding sequence ATGAGCGAGCCGACGCTGCGGGTCGTGTCGCCCGACGCCACGCCCGACGAGGTCGCGGCGATCACCGCGGCCCTCACGCTGGTTCTCGAGGAGCGGTCGCGCGAGAGGAGGAGTCGCGAGGCCGAGATGCAGAGCATGTGGGTGAGGGCCCCGCGGACCAGTGGGCGGGGCGCGGGTATGACGCGGGGCCCCTGGAGGTTGTCGGGGCGCATCGACCGTCGCTCCCGTGCCTGA
- a CDS encoding metallophosphoesterase, protein MPENVTHGGVRDAELWSADVDTVTVTATTDPGVELRTRVGDDEVVTTGPFHTAVLGGLTPGAEYGLSVEGAEPHLYLPPTVRTLETPPGALLSTVATANDVHFGETEAGLLGQDPNELGPVFRSEPGEEPYPDVMNRAAIAEIAELDPDAVVVKGDLTNAGTPEEYRAFLDAYGVLGERMHHVRGNHDAMTDPDLGAGDAPFAVEVPGVTLAVLDTVTPGDDVGRLDASQLDWLDALVADSTVPVLVFGHHHPWDPSSDERSDRYFGINPDDSEALVALFGRRRAVAGYFAGHTHRNRVRRFPEAREIPIVEVACVKDYPGAWAEYRIHEGGYTQVVRRVRAADARAWAEKTRGMFMGLYPEYALGTLDDRCFMQRF, encoded by the coding sequence GTGCCTGAGAACGTCACCCACGGCGGCGTCCGCGACGCCGAGCTCTGGAGCGCCGACGTCGACACCGTCACGGTCACGGCCACGACGGACCCCGGCGTCGAGCTGCGCACGCGCGTGGGCGACGACGAGGTCGTCACCACCGGGCCGTTCCACACGGCCGTGCTCGGTGGCCTGACGCCGGGGGCCGAGTACGGCCTCAGCGTCGAGGGCGCCGAGCCCCACCTCTACCTCCCCCCGACCGTCCGCACCCTCGAAACTCCTCCCGGGGCGCTGCTCTCCACCGTGGCCACCGCCAACGACGTCCACTTCGGCGAGACCGAGGCGGGCCTCCTCGGCCAGGACCCGAACGAGCTGGGCCCGGTGTTCCGAAGCGAGCCCGGTGAGGAGCCCTATCCCGACGTCATGAACCGTGCGGCCATCGCGGAGATCGCCGAGCTCGACCCCGACGCGGTCGTCGTCAAGGGCGATCTCACCAACGCCGGCACCCCCGAGGAGTACCGGGCGTTTCTCGACGCGTACGGCGTGCTCGGTGAGCGGATGCACCACGTGCGCGGCAACCACGACGCCATGACCGACCCCGACCTGGGCGCAGGCGACGCCCCGTTCGCCGTCGAGGTCCCGGGGGTCACGCTCGCCGTGCTCGACACGGTGACGCCCGGCGACGACGTCGGGCGTCTCGACGCGTCACAGCTCGACTGGCTGGATGCGCTGGTGGCGGACAGCACGGTGCCGGTCCTCGTCTTCGGTCACCACCACCCGTGGGACCCGTCGTCCGACGAGCGCTCGGACCGCTACTTCGGCATCAACCCCGACGACAGCGAGGCGCTCGTCGCGCTCTTCGGCCGCCGGCGCGCCGTCGCCGGCTACTTCGCCGGCCACACCCACCGCAACCGCGTCCGCCGGTTCCCCGAGGCACGGGAGATCCCGATCGTCGAGGTGGCGTGCGTGAAGGACTACCCGGGCGCGTGGGCCGAGTACCGGATCCACGAGGGGGGCTACACCCAGGTCGTCCGCCGTGTCCGGGCCGCCGACGCCCGCGCCTGGGCGGAGAAGACGCGTGGCATGTTCATGGGCCTCTACCCCGAATACGCCCTCGGCACCCTCGACGACCGCTGCTTCATGCAACGGTTCTGA
- a CDS encoding Hsp20/alpha crystallin family protein produces MANRRGGRTMLTRYEPFGDFDRLTDRFFGDRSRGASWMPMDAVRREGHVEVSLDMPGVDRDSIDLTVERNVLTVSAERHFIARDTDEVLARERPEGSFSRQVLLGDALDADGVEASYDSGVLTVKIPVAEQAKARKVEISVGSSEKQAIDA; encoded by the coding sequence ATGGCCAACAGGAGAGGAGGTCGCACCATGCTGACCCGCTACGAGCCCTTCGGAGACTTCGACAGGCTGACCGACCGCTTCTTCGGTGACCGGAGCCGCGGAGCGTCGTGGATGCCCATGGACGCCGTACGCCGCGAAGGTCACGTCGAAGTGAGCCTCGACATGCCGGGAGTCGACCGCGATTCCATCGACCTCACCGTCGAGCGCAACGTCCTGACGGTGAGCGCCGAGCGTCACTTCATCGCCCGCGACACCGACGAGGTCCTCGCGAGAGAGCGTCCGGAAGGTTCGTTCTCCCGCCAGGTGCTGCTCGGTGACGCTCTCGACGCCGACGGTGTCGAGGCCAGCTACGACAGCGGGGTCCTGACCGTCAAGATCCCCGTGGCCGAGCAGGCGAAGGCCCGCAAGGTGGAGATCAGCGTCGGCTCCAGCGAGAAGCAGGCCATCGACGCCTGA
- a CDS encoding CoA transferase, which produces MQALEGIRVVEMATLLAAPGAAKYLADYGADVIKVEPPAGDSTRKLGWAPEDDPDSYLWKSFGRNKRAVVLDLKTDDGLAAMRALVDTADVLVENMRPGTLDRIGLGPDLLHETNPGLVILRVTGFGQTGPYASRPGFATLAEGMSGLAAISGEADGAPLLPPIALADEVAALVGAFSVLTALRARDHTGRGQVIDVSLLESLLQCMGPLPSGAADRGLEQERLGSGILYTVPRGTYRCADGRWVAVSTSAESVARRVLSLIGVGDDPRFADFASRVEHREELDELLGSWIGERDLDAVLEAFTAAHAAIAPVLTMTQLVEDPHVRERRALVEVDGVPMTAPVARLSDTPGEIRHAGRPLGADTSEVLAELEDPPEQSPDAARPDRRG; this is translated from the coding sequence ATGCAGGCGTTAGAGGGGATCCGGGTCGTCGAGATGGCGACGCTGCTGGCGGCGCCGGGTGCGGCGAAGTACCTCGCTGACTACGGCGCCGATGTCATCAAGGTGGAGCCGCCCGCGGGCGACAGCACGCGCAAGCTCGGGTGGGCGCCAGAGGACGATCCCGACAGCTACCTCTGGAAGTCCTTCGGCCGCAACAAGCGTGCTGTCGTCCTCGACCTGAAGACCGACGACGGCCTCGCCGCGATGCGCGCGCTCGTCGACACGGCGGACGTCCTCGTCGAGAACATGCGCCCCGGCACACTCGATCGCATCGGCCTCGGTCCGGACCTCCTCCACGAGACCAACCCCGGCCTCGTGATCCTTCGCGTGACGGGGTTCGGCCAGACCGGCCCCTACGCCTCGCGCCCGGGCTTCGCCACGCTGGCCGAAGGGATGAGCGGCCTGGCCGCCATCAGCGGTGAGGCCGACGGCGCGCCGCTTCTCCCGCCCATCGCCCTGGCCGACGAGGTGGCGGCTCTCGTGGGCGCGTTCTCCGTCCTCACGGCGCTACGGGCGCGCGACCACACCGGTCGCGGACAGGTCATCGACGTGAGCCTGCTCGAGAGCCTCCTCCAGTGCATGGGACCGCTCCCGTCGGGAGCCGCCGATCGTGGCCTGGAGCAGGAGCGTCTCGGGTCCGGCATCCTCTACACCGTCCCGCGGGGCACGTACCGCTGTGCCGACGGCCGTTGGGTCGCGGTCTCGACGTCGGCCGAGTCGGTGGCCCGACGCGTATTGTCGCTCATCGGCGTCGGCGACGACCCGCGCTTCGCCGACTTCGCCTCGAGGGTCGAGCACCGCGAGGAGCTCGACGAGTTGCTGGGCTCGTGGATCGGCGAGCGTGATCTCGATGCCGTCCTGGAGGCGTTCACCGCGGCGCATGCGGCGATCGCTCCCGTCCTGACGATGACGCAGCTCGTGGAGGACCCTCACGTACGGGAGCGCCGCGCGCTCGTCGAGGTCGACGGGGTCCCGATGACCGCGCCCGTGGCCCGGCTGTCCGACACTCCCGGCGAGATACGCCACGCCGGCCGGCCCCTCGGAGCCGACACGTCGGAGGTGCTCGCCGAACTGGAGGACCCGCCGGAGCAGTCTCCGGACGCGGCACGTCCCGACAGGCGTGGGTAG
- a CDS encoding acyl-CoA carboxylase subunit beta encodes MREQALHAGSDRAVARQHERGKLTARERLDILLDPGSFVELDMLARHRAHGFGIENTRPLTDGVVTGWGTIDGRKVFVFSQDFTVFGGALGEVFAEKIHKVMDLAASVGAPMIGLNDGAGARIQEGVVSLASYGGIFHRNVQASGVVPQISVILGPCAGGAVYSPAMTDFIFMVKGTSHMFITGPDVVKTVTGEDVTQEELGGAMTHASKSGVATNVFDDETSCLENVRYLVSFLPSNNLEDPPVFAPDDDPDRDCENVVGLIPDAPNKPYDMKAVIADIVDDGDFFEVSPFWAMNIVCGFARLDGHVVGIVGNQPQVAAGTLDIEASEKAARFVRTCDAFNVPLVTFVDVPGFLPGTDQEYGGIIRHGAKLLYAYCESTVPRVQIITRKAYGGAYVVMNSKSIGADLAFAWPSAEIAVMGPDGAVNIIHRRELADAEDPAERRAELVEEYSERFANPYNAAERGYVDDVIDPRETRRVLIHSLEMLRTKKEQLPSRKHGNVPL; translated from the coding sequence ATGCGGGAGCAGGCACTCCACGCCGGGAGCGATCGCGCCGTCGCCCGGCAGCACGAGCGGGGCAAGCTGACTGCCCGCGAGCGTCTCGACATCCTGCTCGACCCCGGCTCGTTCGTGGAGCTCGACATGCTCGCCCGCCACCGGGCACACGGGTTCGGAATCGAGAACACGCGCCCGCTCACCGACGGGGTCGTCACCGGCTGGGGCACCATCGACGGCCGCAAGGTCTTCGTGTTCTCGCAGGACTTCACGGTCTTCGGTGGCGCGCTGGGTGAGGTCTTCGCCGAGAAGATCCACAAGGTGATGGACCTCGCCGCGTCGGTGGGTGCTCCGATGATCGGACTCAACGACGGAGCCGGGGCGCGCATCCAGGAAGGTGTCGTCTCGCTCGCGTCCTACGGCGGCATCTTCCACCGCAACGTGCAGGCGTCGGGCGTCGTGCCGCAGATCAGCGTGATTCTCGGCCCGTGTGCCGGCGGTGCTGTCTACTCGCCGGCGATGACCGACTTCATCTTCATGGTCAAGGGAACGTCCCACATGTTCATCACCGGACCCGACGTCGTGAAGACCGTCACCGGTGAGGACGTCACCCAGGAGGAGCTCGGTGGTGCCATGACGCACGCCTCCAAGTCGGGCGTGGCCACGAACGTGTTCGACGACGAGACGTCGTGCCTCGAGAACGTGCGCTACCTCGTGTCGTTCCTGCCGTCCAACAACCTGGAGGATCCGCCGGTCTTCGCTCCCGACGACGATCCCGACCGCGACTGCGAGAACGTCGTGGGCCTCATCCCCGATGCCCCCAACAAGCCCTACGACATGAAAGCGGTCATCGCCGACATCGTCGACGACGGCGACTTCTTCGAGGTGTCACCGTTCTGGGCGATGAACATCGTGTGCGGGTTCGCCCGTCTCGACGGGCATGTGGTCGGCATCGTCGGCAACCAGCCCCAGGTCGCAGCCGGAACGCTCGACATCGAGGCGTCGGAGAAGGCCGCCCGCTTCGTGCGTACGTGCGACGCTTTCAACGTCCCGCTCGTCACCTTCGTCGACGTTCCGGGATTCCTCCCGGGCACCGACCAGGAGTACGGCGGCATCATCCGACACGGCGCCAAGCTCCTCTACGCCTACTGCGAGTCGACGGTCCCGCGTGTGCAGATCATCACGCGCAAGGCCTACGGCGGTGCCTACGTCGTGATGAACTCCAAGTCGATCGGCGCCGACCTCGCCTTCGCGTGGCCCTCGGCGGAGATCGCAGTGATGGGGCCCGACGGGGCGGTGAACATCATCCACCGCCGCGAACTGGCCGACGCCGAGGACCCGGCGGAGCGGCGGGCGGAGCTCGTCGAGGAGTACAGCGAGCGTTTCGCCAACCCCTACAACGCGGCGGAGCGCGGGTACGTCGACGACGTGATCGACCCACGCGAGACGCGCCGTGTCCTCATCCACTCCCTGGAGATGCTGCGGACGAAGAAGGAGCAGCTGCCCTCCCGCAAGCACGGAAACGTCCCGCTGTAG